From one Lolium rigidum isolate FL_2022 chromosome 4, APGP_CSIRO_Lrig_0.1, whole genome shotgun sequence genomic stretch:
- the LOC124650499 gene encoding KH domain-containing protein SPIN1-like, translating into MDGLHGPDACFSPGRTMSPQLIRPPAGPPPDIGGGQYLSELLQEHQKLVPFTQVLPICSKLLSQEIMRVSCMLRQHQHQHGGDFDRMPMASPNQMHHHPSPPMPNFCGNGFGPWSGAHPERVAFSQGPVGWQGAPQSPSSYIVKKILRLEIPTDNYPNFNFIGRLLGPRGNSLKRIEASTGCRVFIRGKGSIKDPGKEEQLKGRPGYEHLDDPLHILIEAELPANVIDSRIAKAQEILEELLKPVDESQDYYKRQQLRELAMLNSPLREESPRLSPHPSPHPSPRPGGASPFSNGGMKRTKQ; encoded by the exons ATGGACGGCCTTCACGGCCCCGACGCCTGCTTCTCCCCCGGGAGGACCATGTCGCCGCAGCTCATCAGGCCCCCCGCCGGCCCGCCGCCGGACATAGGAGGCGG CCAGTACTTGTCGGAGCTCTTGCAGGAGCACCAGAAGCTCGTGCCCTTCACGCAGGTGCTACCAATCTGCAGCAAGCTTCTCAGCCAAG AGATAATGCGGGTGTCCTGCATGCTtcgccagcaccagcaccagcacggtGGGGACTTCGACAGGATGCCCATGGCTAGTCCAAACCAGATGCATCATCATCCGTCGCCCCCAATGCCTAACTTCTGTGGAAATGGCTTTGGTCCCTGGAGTGGGGCACATCCAGAG AGGGTAGCTTTTTCGCAAGGACCTGTGGGTTGGCAAGGAGCACCACAAAGCCCCTCATCATACATTGTCAAGAAGATCTTGCGGTTGGAAATACCAACTGATAATTACCCTAAT TTCAATTTTATTGGCCGTCTTCTTGGGCCAAGGGGAAACTCGTTGAAGAGGATTGAAGCCTCTACGGGTTGTCGTGTTTTTATCAGAGGGAAGGGCTCAATTAAAGATCCTGGGAAG GAGGAACAGCTGAAGGGCAGACCTGGTTACGAACACTTGGATGACCCCCTGCATATCTTGATTGAAGCTGAGTTACCTGCTAATGTCATTGATTCAAGAATTGCAAAAGCACAAGAGATCCTCGAGGAGTTGTTAAAACCAGTG GATGAATCGCAAGACTACTACAAGAGGCAGCAACTCCGTGAGCTTGCCATGTTGAACTCACCACTTCGAGAGGAAAGTCCGCGTCTAAGTCCGCATCCAAGTCCTCATCCAAGCCCGCGTCCAGGCGGAGCTTCTCCCTTCAGTAACGGTGGAATGAAACGAACCAAACAATGA